In Drosophila yakuba strain Tai18E2 chromosome X, Prin_Dyak_Tai18E2_2.1, whole genome shotgun sequence, a single genomic region encodes these proteins:
- the LOC6525109 gene encoding putative odorant receptor 19b — protein MDMAKVDSSHALVSHWRIFRLIGAHPADKETFWGRHYTAYSVVWNVGFHVCLFISFTVNLMQSNSLETFCESLCVTMPHTLYMLKLINVYRMRDEMIRSHRVLNHLDRRLGSSEERRIVGANIELAKFVFRHFSRGVISIIIVGILYMAMANEPTLMYPSWIPWNWRDSTSVSLPTAILHTSALIANATTVTNLCTYPGTYLILVSAHTKALALRVSKLGHGTPLPAARIQAILIGCIHDHQTILHLFKSLERSLSMTCFLQLFCTACAQCSISYFLLFGNVGIMRFMNMMVLLLGVSTETLLLCYAAELVSKAGDGLVAAVYSCNWLCQTVQFRRLLILMLARCQKPLILVSGIIVPISMKTFLGVIKGAYTMLTLLNEIRKSSLK, from the exons ATGGACATGGCGAAGGTGGACTCATCGCACGCCCTGGTGAGCCACTGGCGCATCTTCAGGCTAATTGGAGCGCATCCGGCGGACAAGGAAACTTTCTGGGGTCGCCACTATACGGCATACTCCGTGGTGTGGAACGTGGGCTTCCACGTGTGCCTCTTCATCTCCTTTACGGTCAACCTCATGCAGTCCAACTCGCTGGAGACCTTCTGCGAGAGCCTCTGCGTGACCATGCCGCACACCCTCTACATGCTGAAGCTGATCAATGTCTATCGCATGCGCGACGAGATGATCCGCAGCCACCGGGTGCTCAATCACTTGGACAGGCGACTGGGCTCATCCGAGGAACGCCGTATTGTTGGGGCAAACATCGAGCTGGCCAAGTTCGTATTCCGTCACTTTTCGCGCGGCGTTATAAGCATCATTATAGTGGGCATCCTTtacatggccatggccaacgAGCCCACGCTGATGTACCCCTCCTGGATACCCTGGAACTGGAGGGACAGCACGTCCGTTTCCCTGCCCACCGCCATACTGCACACGAGCGCCCTCATTGCGAATGCGACGACGGTCACCAATCTGTGCACCTATCCGGGCACCTACCTCATCCTGGTCAGTGCCCACACCAAGGCGCTTGCCCTGCGGGTCTCCAAGCTGGGACATGGCACACCTCTGCCGGCGGCTCGGATACAGGCCATACTCATTGGGTGCATCCACGACCACCAGACCATTCTGCA CCTCTTCAAGTCACTGGAGAGATCGCTGTCGATGACCTGCTTCCTGCAGTTGTTTTGCACGGCTTGTGCCCAGTGCAGCATCAGCTACTTCCTGCTCTTCGGGAACGTGGGTATCATGAGGTTCATGAACATGATGGTCCTGCTGCTGGGCGTCTCCACGGAGACCCTACTGCTCTGCTACGCGGCGGAGCTCGTTTCCAAGGCGGGGGATGGCCTCGTGGCCGCTGTCTACAGCTGCAACTGGCTTTGCCAAACGGTTCAGTTCCGGCGGCTCCTGATCCTGATGCTCGCACGCTGCCAGAAGCCACTGATCCTGGTCTCCGGCATAATAGTGCCCATCAGCATGAAGACCTTTCTGGGG GTGATTAAGGGAGCATACACCATGCTCACTCTGCTGAATGAAATTCGTAAGTCGTCACTTAAATAG
- the LOC6525110 gene encoding chromatin modification-related protein eaf-1 has product MGIMPLIRVLATIAIAICCLLATSCGAENIEAISTKAADKVEATTTTKLTPTVAEDSKSKTEKRDSSDQTGGPYLSLSSKEPPFRPYYPPGSHFEAETPTPIFGPTTLRYTVAEAAPPPATQPQAFYGQRAPPQHHRFSFAVPPQVESYQRQVAYKPAAPSPQPQLQPHQHPHQHPHQQSIFNYGELEPEAGAATPLAATQQAKYLQQPQPQQKLQQRIQYIIAIPLSYMRQLQQQQQLQQQQQQQHQLILGPPPTSSSSSTSTTSTAPPSAPSSPLANGRHSVVQLLGPLARDHQGQYKPYYQSDAASAPLAGPGAPLIHQPYLQIPTSLLMAAAQQLQQHHHQQQQQQQQQQQPVYAKVAAPPAPPTYQPAQLIYQPQPQVHHHQPQFQLQRIFLQHPQSQQSTIYAEQPAPLYAYPLQQQHHQQHQHYHQKPQQQQQQPLKQAHQSQQQHKYTPAAPTSPTALTTSTTSTTAAAAAAATATAAASTGTPQAAAAAATSTRQQHLPLVHYNPIYVQAPAEQQHPQQQHQFAILPRFSNNNPKAVYSLAHESAGPGPGLVVGSGAGAAPIHVVRLSAANGPPIHHYHHYQPLLQPLYGHAAQQYVSPYAAVDEVQSPKLQLPVSVSGAGSGSGGSSGSSSLLAGPTPSPHMTAASPAIIPYFSHPGAVHYGTHLYQPGAATALGATASASAASASAAGPRSTAGAKQQSTATSGGQLPGDGSNIVKYP; this is encoded by the exons ATGGGAATAATGCCGCTCATACGG GTACTGgccaccatcgccatcgccatctgTTGCCTCCTGGCCACTTCCTGTGGCGCCGAGAACATCGAGGCCATTTCCACCAAGGCCGCGGACAAGGTCGaggccaccaccaccaccaagcTGACCCCCACCGTCGCGGAGGACTCCAAGAGCAAGACCGAGAAGCGCGACTCATCGGATCAGACAG GTGGTCCCTACTTGAGCCTATCGAGCAAAGAGCCCCCCTTCCGGCCGTATTACCCACCCGGCAGCCACTTTGAGGCGGAGACGCCCACGCCCATTTTCGGACCCACCACGCTGCGCTACACGGTGGCGGAGGCGGCACCACCGCCGGCAACACAGCCACAG GCGTTCTACGGACAGAGGGCGCCACCGCAGCACCACCGCTTCAGCTTTGCAGTGCCGCCGCAAGTGGAATCCTATCAGCGACAAGTCGCGTATAAGCCAGCTGCCCCCTCgccgcagccgcagctgcAGCCACATCAGCATCCGCATCAGCATCCGCATCAGCAGTCGATTTTCAATTACGGCGAACTTGAGCCGGAGGCGGGGGCAGCCACACCACTGGCGGCCACCCAGCAGGCGAAGTAcctgcagcagccgcagccgcagcaaaaGTTGCAGCAACGCATCCAGTACATAATTGCCATACCTCTGTCGTACATGCgccagttgcagcagcagcagcagttgcaacagcagcagcagcagcaacatcagttGATCCTGGGTCCACCGCCCACCAGTAGTAgtagcagcaccagcaccaccagcactgCACCACCCTCAGCACCCTCGTCGCCCTTGGCCAACGGCAGGCATTCGGTGGTGCAGCTGCTGGGTCCGCTGGCCCGCGACCATCAGGGCCAGTACAAGCCCTATTACCAGTCGGATGCCGCCAGTGCACCACTCGCTGGACCCGGCGCACCACTGATCCACCAGCCGTACCTACAAATCCCCACCAGTCTGCTGATGGCCGCCgcccagcagctgcagcagcaccaccaccagcagcagcagcagcagcagcaacaacagcagcctGTTTACGCCAAAGTGGCTGCAccacctgcaccacccaccTACCAGCCCGCCCAGCTGATCTACCAGCCGCAGCCACAggtgcaccaccaccagccgCAGTTCCAACTGCAACGAATCTTCCTGCAACATCCGCAGTCCCAGCAATCCACCATCTACGCCGAGCAGCCAGCTCCACTTTATG CATatccgctgcagcagcaacaccaccagcaacaccagcacTACCACCAgaagccgcagcagcaacagcaacagcccCTGAAACAGGCGCAtcagtcgcagcagcaacacaaatACACGCCTGCAGCACCGACATCTCCGACAGCATTGACAACATCAACAACGAgcaccacagcagcagcagcagcagcagcaacagcaacagcagcagcatcaacaggAACACCAcaggctgcagcagcagcagcaacatctacACGACAGCAACACTTGCCCCTGGTGCACTACAATCCCATTTACGTGCAGGCGCCCgccgagcagcagcatccgcagcaacagcatcaatTTGCCATATTGCCACGTTTTAGCAATAATAACCCCAAGGCCGTTTACAGCCTGGCCCACGAATCAGCGGGTCCAGGCCCAGGATTGGTGGTGGGAtcgggagcaggagcagctccCATTCACGTGGTCAGATTGTCGGCGGCAAATGGGCCGCCGATCCATCACTACCACCACTACCAGCCGTTGCTGCAGCCGCTCTATGGCCATGCCGCGCAGCAGTATGTGTCGCCGTATGCGGCCGTCGACGAAGTGCAAAGTCCCAAGTTGCAGCTacccgtttccgtttccggtgcAGGTTCAGGTTCCGGTGGCAGCTCCGGGTCCAGCTCCCTATTGGCCGGACCCACGCCATCGCCCCACATGACCGCGGCCTCGCCGGCCATTATTCCGTACTTCAGTCATCCGGGCGCCGTGCATTATGGCACGCATTTGTACCAACCTggcgcagcaacagcactgggtgcaacagcatcagcatcagcagcatcagcatccgcAGCAGGGCCCAGATCCACAGCAGGAGCAAAGCAACAGTCGACCGCAACAAGTGGGGGACAGCTGCCAGGTGACGGCAGCAATATTGTGAAATATCCCTAA